From Denitrovibrio acetiphilus DSM 12809, the proteins below share one genomic window:
- the purD gene encoding phosphoribosylamine--glycine ligase has translation MKILVIGGGGREHALCWKIAQSPLVAKIYAAPGNGGTDLEDKTINIDIKATDIEKLVEFAKTEKIDLTVVGPEDPLAMGIVNAFEKEGLRAFGPNADAAQLEASKAFAKEIMIDAGIPTAAYGEFTDLAAAKAYVEKHGAPIVVKADGLAAGKGVTVAKTSEEAIAALEEIFVDNAFGEAGSKVVIEEFLDGEEASYLAFTDGITVLPMVSSQDHKPAYDNDTGPNTGGMGAYSPAPVVTDELFNFATENIAYPLIRTMSDKGITFKGIIYAGLMVTKNGVKVLEFNARFGDPETQPVLSRLKSDIVPVFLACTDQTLDKVEIEWDENPTVCVVMASGGYPKSYEKGYEITGIADADKLEGVKVFHAGTETKNGKTVNTGGRVLGVTACGKGLEQTIGLAYDAVEKINWKDVHYRKDIGAKALKRMKK, from the coding sequence ATGAAAATTCTGGTAATAGGCGGAGGCGGAAGAGAACACGCACTCTGTTGGAAAATCGCCCAGTCACCACTAGTGGCAAAGATATACGCCGCCCCCGGTAACGGCGGTACTGACCTTGAAGACAAAACAATAAATATCGACATAAAAGCCACTGACATAGAAAAGCTGGTGGAATTTGCAAAAACTGAAAAGATCGACCTCACTGTTGTAGGCCCTGAAGATCCTCTTGCAATGGGCATTGTCAACGCATTTGAAAAGGAAGGGCTGAGAGCTTTCGGTCCAAACGCAGATGCAGCACAGCTTGAGGCGAGCAAAGCTTTCGCAAAAGAGATTATGATTGACGCAGGAATCCCCACCGCAGCGTATGGTGAGTTTACTGATCTGGCAGCCGCTAAAGCATATGTGGAAAAACACGGCGCTCCGATAGTAGTGAAAGCTGACGGGCTGGCAGCTGGCAAAGGTGTCACTGTCGCAAAAACTTCTGAAGAAGCAATTGCCGCACTTGAAGAAATATTCGTTGATAACGCCTTCGGTGAGGCAGGCAGTAAAGTTGTTATAGAAGAATTCCTCGACGGTGAAGAAGCGTCATACCTTGCATTTACAGACGGGATAACTGTTCTGCCGATGGTTTCATCACAGGACCATAAGCCCGCATATGATAACGATACAGGTCCGAACACCGGCGGAATGGGGGCTTACTCCCCTGCTCCTGTGGTAACAGACGAACTCTTTAATTTCGCTACTGAAAATATCGCATACCCGCTCATCAGAACAATGTCTGATAAAGGGATTACATTTAAAGGTATAATATATGCAGGACTTATGGTCACAAAGAATGGCGTAAAGGTTCTGGAGTTCAACGCGCGTTTCGGAGACCCTGAAACACAGCCTGTTCTTTCCAGACTGAAATCAGACATCGTTCCGGTATTTCTGGCATGTACTGACCAGACCCTCGACAAAGTCGAAATTGAATGGGATGAGAATCCTACGGTATGTGTCGTTATGGCATCAGGCGGCTATCCAAAATCTTACGAAAAAGGTTATGAGATAACTGGGATTGCCGATGCTGACAAACTCGAAGGCGTAAAGGTTTTCCACGCCGGAACTGAGACGAAAAACGGTAAGACAGTAAACACAGGCGGTCGTGTTCTTGGCGTTACTGCATGTGGTAAAGGGCTTGAACAGACTATCGGGCTTGCATACGATGCAGTTGAAAAGATAAACTGGAAAGATGTACACTACAGAAAAGACATAGGCGCAAAAGCACTCAAGAGGATGAAAAAATGA
- the purE gene encoding 5-(carboxyamino)imidazole ribonucleotide mutase, which produces MNKVGIIMGSKSDFEIAQASIDVLKELGIEYEVIVSSAHRTPERTGEWARTADERGLVAIIALAGAAAHLAGVIASETNVPVVAVPIAATSMNGIDALYAMVQMPGGIPVATMAIGKAGAKNAGLFAAQIIGRSDKAMYEKLLAYREAMKEKVYKDNEAVQEML; this is translated from the coding sequence ATGAACAAAGTTGGAATCATAATGGGGAGCAAATCTGACTTCGAGATAGCTCAGGCTTCCATAGATGTTTTAAAAGAGTTGGGAATAGAGTACGAAGTTATTGTGTCAAGTGCACACAGGACACCGGAACGCACAGGAGAATGGGCACGCACAGCCGATGAACGCGGGCTTGTTGCCATCATAGCTCTTGCTGGTGCTGCTGCTCACCTAGCCGGTGTTATCGCCAGCGAAACAAACGTTCCTGTTGTGGCAGTCCCTATCGCAGCCACAAGCATGAACGGTATAGATGCCCTTTACGCTATGGTGCAGATGCCCGGCGGAATACCTGTTGCGACAATGGCAATAGGCAAAGCCGGTGCTAAAAACGCTGGTCTTTTCGCTGCGCAGATTATAGGACGAAGTGACAAGGCAATGTACGAAAAGCTTCTTGCATACCGAGAGGCTATGAAAGAGAAAGTTTATAAAGATAATGAAGCCGTTCAGGAAATGCTCTAA
- a CDS encoding L-threonylcarbamoyladenylate synthase: MLIAKAEGNNAIEIFRRALTKSEPVIFSTDTIYGIGAPVSDVKSNEKIFDIKGRDRTKPFPILISSLKQLSEIAIIESEKQLKALEEVWPAPVTFILKAKKGLNPLFTINGTVAVRMPDKKWLLNLIDTVGPVSATSANLSGENYSNSEKAVIETFKSKIIFFIFDNNQNVESSSIIDISQDTYKVTRASHKTPDLTNIFV; this comes from the coding sequence ATGCTTATAGCAAAAGCCGAGGGTAACAACGCAATAGAAATATTCAGACGGGCTTTGACAAAATCAGAGCCCGTTATTTTTTCCACAGATACCATATACGGCATAGGTGCGCCTGTTTCCGACGTGAAATCAAATGAAAAGATATTCGACATCAAAGGGCGAGACAGGACAAAGCCATTTCCTATCCTTATATCTTCGCTGAAGCAGCTTTCAGAAATAGCTATTATCGAAAGTGAAAAACAGCTGAAAGCGCTTGAAGAGGTCTGGCCTGCCCCAGTGACATTCATACTGAAAGCAAAGAAAGGTCTGAACCCACTTTTCACTATAAACGGAACCGTTGCCGTACGGATGCCCGACAAGAAATGGCTGCTAAACCTCATAGACACCGTAGGCCCTGTCAGCGCAACCAGTGCAAATCTGTCTGGAGAAAATTACAGCAACAGCGAGAAAGCAGTCATAGAAACTTTTAAATCTAAAATCATATTTTTTATATTTGACAACAATCAAAATGTCGAATCATCGTCCATTATCGACATATCACAAGACACTTACAAGGTTACGAGAGCATCACACAAGACACCAGACCTGACTAATATCTTTGTGTAA
- a CDS encoding cytochrome c3 family protein has translation MKKIVIAMLVVFSVALVAFAATSPEKVNLAEQWGLDTKKPAVEFPHAFHQTKNECIECHMTAEGGALKSIKTGKEFNPKALVASGDIKKGKTKNPAHDEFCWECHKAKKVPKGKSCSTCHK, from the coding sequence ATGAAAAAGATTGTAATTGCAATGCTCGTTGTATTTTCAGTTGCTCTTGTAGCTTTCGCAGCCACAAGCCCTGAGAAAGTCAACCTCGCAGAACAATGGGGCCTTGATACAAAGAAACCGGCTGTTGAGTTCCCACACGCATTCCACCAGACTAAAAATGAGTGCATAGAATGCCACATGACAGCTGAAGGCGGAGCCCTTAAATCAATTAAAACTGGTAAAGAATTCAACCCTAAAGCTCTCGTAGCTTCCGGTGACATCAAAAAAGGTAAAACTAAAAATCCTGCTCACGATGAATTCTGCTGGGAATGCCACAAAGCGAAAAAAGTTCCAAAAGGAAAATCCTGCAGCACTTGCCACAAGTAA
- a CDS encoding PilZ domain-containing protein, whose amino-acid sequence MFKKLMKKSGLKASIKRKFPRGSLAVKLCATILVNYKKGDKTFTYGDCFSIRTYDISSGGLCISHPDRLLAGKVLMINSKNNLKKVKCMDCAMLGVINDEFVNKPLLGKVVWATEKRAGIEFFDINDGDKRKLDKLAKTSF is encoded by the coding sequence ATGTTCAAAAAATTGATGAAAAAGTCAGGTCTGAAAGCAAGTATAAAACGTAAATTCCCCAGAGGTTCACTTGCCGTAAAGCTATGCGCAACTATTCTTGTTAATTATAAGAAAGGTGATAAGACCTTTACATATGGTGACTGTTTTTCTATACGCACTTATGATATCAGCAGCGGAGGTCTTTGTATCAGTCATCCTGACAGACTTCTTGCAGGTAAAGTGCTGATGATTAATTCTAAAAACAACCTGAAGAAAGTTAAATGCATGGATTGCGCTATGCTCGGTGTCATCAATGATGAGTTTGTTAATAAGCCTTTGCTTGGTAAGGTTGTCTGGGCTACAGAGAAAAGAGCCGGAATTGAGTTTTTTGATATCAATGATGGTGACAAACGAAAGCTTGATAAGCTTGCTAAGACATCATTCTGA
- a CDS encoding methyl-accepting chemotaxis protein yields the protein MNIKVKLIMSYLLVTCFIIVLSLTFMISSKRVTGYVNVVMNDMLADREVANTVNSEFKNIVIAIKSARVTTDLKEIDSFQKSIQSNFTKIDKALSRKPNDENFRKVSEKSEHLKVLAESFLKQKSEYIKTNDDMLILFDDMDSLFRKQKGYIFVSMMALEKFGDKYKNTLNFLHKMMEDPLEIKVYISEIVNAKDAIDAEDGVFTLVNYAKKLTEKAQTILDGGSYKGDYIVAMKNDEVRERMTMLLGVTKTMIDSSARLQNIRLQTIDMEKNLVKQINVLEKDVVETEAELKSLTKTAKEHMDNGVKTIYSISAKVMTSTIIMLVVVLVLAVIIGIYSASQITKPLRKIMNVAENIKNGNLMCGDVKHESNDEFGALTNSINTMQQSLCDLVVNVTTSTNYLSQTSDQSAELMHKMHENLNDTNLEMAAAASAAEELSSSTVRIIESVQIGIKEVQTAKEKVVEGNLGLQTSISQVSSVASNLAGVADSLAELKTASQGITNIVSIIVDIAEQTNLLALNAAIEAARAGEAGRGFAVVADEVRKLAEKTGTSTQEISSMVGSIQSNVQGVVDIVHTGIDEVESSSKSITEVGENFEEVVRQMESAAKSVEPILNIIEQQSEAIANITTTVTNVSISSEDNKKIVDEVSQFSEKLAELSHELQEQISHFKTNQC from the coding sequence ATGAATATTAAAGTTAAGCTGATCATGTCTTACCTTCTCGTTACGTGCTTTATCATTGTATTATCATTAACTTTCATGATTTCCAGTAAGCGAGTTACAGGGTATGTAAACGTAGTAATGAACGACATGCTCGCAGATAGAGAAGTAGCGAATACTGTTAACAGTGAGTTTAAGAACATAGTCATAGCCATAAAAAGTGCAAGAGTGACTACTGACCTTAAGGAGATTGATTCATTTCAGAAAAGTATACAAAGCAACTTCACAAAAATCGACAAGGCTTTAAGCCGAAAACCTAATGACGAGAATTTTCGGAAAGTATCTGAAAAGAGTGAGCATCTCAAGGTACTCGCAGAAAGTTTTCTTAAGCAAAAATCAGAATATATCAAAACAAATGATGACATGCTTATTCTCTTTGATGACATGGATTCACTTTTCAGAAAACAAAAAGGCTATATCTTTGTCAGTATGATGGCACTTGAGAAATTTGGTGACAAATACAAAAACACACTTAACTTTCTTCATAAAATGATGGAAGACCCGCTTGAAATAAAAGTCTATATATCAGAAATAGTCAACGCAAAAGACGCAATAGATGCTGAGGATGGTGTTTTCACTCTGGTAAATTACGCAAAAAAACTGACGGAAAAAGCACAGACGATACTTGATGGAGGCTCCTACAAAGGCGACTATATCGTAGCAATGAAAAATGATGAAGTGCGCGAAAGAATGACAATGCTTCTAGGCGTCACTAAGACGATGATAGACTCTTCTGCCAGACTTCAGAACATCAGATTGCAAACTATAGATATGGAGAAAAATCTTGTAAAACAGATAAATGTACTGGAAAAAGACGTTGTTGAGACTGAGGCAGAGCTGAAATCACTCACCAAAACTGCAAAGGAACATATGGACAACGGAGTAAAAACTATTTACTCTATATCCGCAAAAGTAATGACCTCTACTATCATTATGCTTGTTGTAGTGCTGGTACTCGCAGTGATTATAGGTATTTACAGTGCTTCACAGATTACGAAACCACTACGCAAAATAATGAATGTTGCTGAAAATATTAAAAACGGAAACCTGATGTGCGGTGATGTTAAGCATGAATCAAATGATGAGTTTGGCGCACTGACAAATTCCATAAACACAATGCAGCAGTCACTATGCGACTTGGTGGTAAACGTAACTACCAGCACAAACTATCTTAGTCAGACAAGTGACCAGTCTGCGGAGCTTATGCACAAGATGCACGAAAACCTCAATGACACTAATCTGGAAATGGCTGCCGCCGCATCTGCTGCGGAAGAACTTTCATCTTCCACTGTTCGCATAATTGAATCAGTGCAAATTGGAATAAAAGAGGTACAGACTGCCAAAGAGAAAGTTGTTGAAGGCAACCTCGGGCTTCAGACATCGATAAGCCAGGTCAGCAGCGTCGCAAGCAACCTTGCCGGTGTTGCAGACAGCCTTGCAGAGCTGAAAACTGCCTCACAAGGGATAACAAACATCGTCAGCATCATTGTAGACATTGCAGAACAGACTAACCTGCTTGCACTGAACGCTGCAATAGAAGCAGCCAGAGCCGGAGAAGCAGGAAGAGGGTTTGCTGTGGTTGCAGACGAAGTGCGCAAGCTTGCCGAAAAAACAGGAACATCAACTCAGGAGATATCCAGCATGGTAGGCTCCATACAGAGCAATGTTCAAGGTGTTGTGGATATAGTGCATACAGGCATTGACGAAGTTGAGTCCAGCTCAAAATCTATCACAGAAGTTGGAGAAAACTTTGAAGAGGTTGTACGTCAGATGGAATCAGCAGCTAAATCTGTTGAGCCTATCCTGAACATCATTGAACAGCAGAGCGAGGCTATAGCAAACATCACAACCACTGTGACAAATGTAAGCATCTCCTCTGAAGACAATAAAAAGATTGTGGATGAAGTCAGTCAGTTCTCAGAAAAACTCGCTGAACTCTCCCACGAACTTCAGGAACAAATATCACATTTTAAAACTAACCAATGCTAG